One Epinephelus lanceolatus isolate andai-2023 chromosome 10, ASM4190304v1, whole genome shotgun sequence genomic region harbors:
- the pou3f2b gene encoding POU domain, class 3, transcription factor 2: MATAASNHYNILTSSASIVHSEPGSMQQATAYRDAQSLLQSDYPLQSNSHTLSHAHQWITALSHGEGAPWSSSPLGAEQDIKPAVQGARDEMHNSSSNLQHQSRPPHLVHQTHGNHHDGRAWRTTTAAHIPSMATTNGQSLIYSQPGFSVNGLIPGSGQGMHHHNLRDSHDDHHSPHLSEHGHPPSQHQHQHRPQSHHDHSDEDTPTSDDLEQFAKQFKQRRIKLGFTQADVGLALGTLYGNVFSQTTICRFEALQLSFKNMCKLKPLLNKWLEEADSTSGSPTSLDKIAAQGRKRKKRTSIEVSVKGALESHFLKCPKPAASEIIGLADSLHLEKEVVRVWFCNRRQKEKRMTPPGGALPGSEDVYGDTPPHHGVQTPVQ, from the coding sequence ATGGCGACCGCAGCGTCTAACCACTACAACATCCTCACCTCCAGCGCATCCATCGTGCACTCGGAGCCCGGCAGCATGCAGCAAGCTACGGCGTACCGGGATGCGCAGAGCCTGTTGCAGAGCGACTACCCGCTGCAGAGCAACAGCCACACGCTCAGCCACGCACACCAGTGGATCACTGCGCTGTCCCACGGAGAGGGAGCCCCGTGGTCCTCCAGCCCGCTCGGCGCGGAGCAGGACATCAAACCCGCGGTGCAGGGCGCCCGGGACGAGATGCACAACTCCAGCAGCAACCTGCAGCACCAGTCACGGCCGCCCCACCTGGTGCACCAGACGCACGGGAACCACCACGACGGCCGGGCGTGGAGAACCACCACCGCGGCGCACATACCGAGCATGGCCACGACGAACGGCCAAAGCCTTATTTACTCCCAGCCGGGCTTCAGCGTCAACGGGCTGATCCCGGGCAGCGGGCAGGGGATGCACCACCACAACCTAAGAGACAGTCATGACGACCACCACAGCCCGCACCTCAGCGAACACGGCCACCCTCCGTCCCAGCATCAGCACCAGCACCGGCCGCAGAGCCACCACGACCACTCGGACGAGGATACGCCGACCTCGGACGACCTGGAGCAGTTCGCCAAGCAGTTCAAACAGCGGAGGATCAAGCTGGGCTTCACGCAGGCGGACGTGGGACTCGCCCTGGGGACCCTGTACGGAAATGTGTTTTCCCAAACCACCATATGCAGGTTTGAGGCCCTGCAGCTCAGCTTCAAAAACATGTGCAAGCTGAAACCTCTGTTGAACAAGTGGTTGGAGGAGGCGGACTCCACCTCGGGCAGCCCGACCAGCCTGGACAAAATCGCGGCGCAggggaggaaaaggaaaaaacggACTTCAATCGAGGTAAGCGTAAAGGGAGCTTTGGAGAGCCATTTTTTGAAGTGCCCTAAACCGGCAGCGTCGGAAATAATCGGCCTGGCGGACAGTCTGCACCTGGAGAAAGAAGTGGTGAGGGTTTGGTTTTGTAacaggagacagaaggagaaacGCATGACCCCTCCCGGAGGAGCTCTGCCGGGGAGCGAGGATGTGTACGGGGACACGCCGCCGCACCACGGGGTCCAGACCCCGGTCCAATGA